A region from the Proteiniborus ethanoligenes genome encodes:
- a CDS encoding aminopeptidase P family protein — translation MQVNEKLKEIRNLMKEKGMDAYVVPSFDAHQSEYVPEHWKSRAWISGFTGSAGTVVVTLNESGLWTDGRYFIQAEKELQGTEIKLFKMRQPGVPTYSEWLRDTLKQDACVGFDGKVFSCNQSKELEEKLKEKNISINDKYDLIDLIWEDRPTLPLEKVYIHDVKYSGKSTKEKLNIVRAEMKKKGAQYYIISSLDDIAWLYNIRGNDVSNNPVTISYALVSIDSAMLFIDSRKITDEVKSTLEDNGVEVRGYEEIENILKGIEKNLSIYYDPNKVSRWLYGCMPENTKKIEGKDISMLLKAIKNEVEIENLKKCHIKDNVAMVKFLYWLHNTIGREEITEVSAAEKLEDFRRAQEGFIDTSFDTIAAYRDHAAMMHYRATEKNQYTLSPEGMFLVDSGGQYLDGTTDITRTIVLGKITEEERKDFTLVLKGHIALCRAKFLHGVTGTNLDVLARLPLWEQGIDYKCGTGHGVGFLLSVHEAPQRFGVEYNDAILESGMVITNEPGVYKEGKHGIRTENTLLVVEDRSTDSGQFMKFEVLSYCPIDLDGVDFSMLTNEEKDWLNNYHKDVYAKLSPYLTDEEKQWLKENTKVIQ, via the coding sequence ATGCAAGTAAATGAAAAGCTTAAAGAGATTCGAAATTTAATGAAGGAAAAAGGAATGGATGCTTATGTAGTGCCAAGCTTTGATGCACATCAAAGCGAATATGTACCAGAGCATTGGAAATCAAGGGCGTGGATTTCAGGTTTTACAGGCTCAGCAGGAACAGTAGTAGTTACATTAAATGAATCAGGATTGTGGACTGACGGAAGATATTTTATACAAGCAGAAAAAGAGCTTCAAGGTACAGAGATAAAGCTTTTTAAAATGAGACAGCCTGGAGTACCTACCTATTCAGAGTGGCTAAGAGACACTCTTAAGCAAGATGCCTGTGTAGGCTTTGACGGCAAAGTGTTCTCCTGTAATCAATCAAAAGAATTAGAAGAAAAGTTAAAAGAAAAAAACATAAGCATAAATGATAAATATGATTTGATAGATTTAATATGGGAGGACAGACCAACACTTCCTTTAGAGAAGGTGTATATTCATGATGTAAAGTATTCAGGCAAATCTACTAAAGAAAAGCTAAACATAGTTAGAGCGGAAATGAAGAAAAAAGGGGCTCAATATTATATAATAAGCAGCTTAGATGATATAGCTTGGCTATATAACATAAGAGGAAATGATGTAAGCAATAACCCTGTAACCATATCCTATGCCTTAGTTTCAATAGATAGTGCTATGCTTTTCATAGATTCAAGAAAGATAACTGATGAAGTGAAATCCACCCTAGAGGACAATGGAGTTGAAGTTAGAGGATATGAAGAAATTGAAAATATATTAAAAGGTATTGAAAAGAATTTAAGTATTTACTACGACCCAAACAAGGTAAGCAGGTGGCTTTACGGATGTATGCCTGAAAACACAAAGAAAATAGAAGGAAAGGATATTTCCATGCTTCTTAAAGCCATAAAAAATGAAGTGGAAATTGAAAATCTTAAAAAATGTCATATAAAAGATAATGTGGCTATGGTGAAATTCCTTTATTGGCTGCATAATACAATAGGTAGAGAAGAAATAACAGAGGTGTCTGCAGCTGAAAAGCTTGAGGATTTTAGAAGAGCTCAGGAAGGCTTTATAGATACTAGCTTTGATACTATAGCCGCATATAGGGACCATGCAGCCATGATGCACTATAGGGCTACAGAGAAAAACCAATATACACTAAGTCCAGAGGGCATGTTTCTTGTAGATTCTGGAGGACAGTATCTTGACGGTACTACTGATATTACAAGAACTATAGTATTAGGGAAAATAACAGAGGAAGAAAGAAAAGACTTTACTTTAGTTCTTAAAGGGCATATTGCATTATGTAGAGCTAAGTTTTTACATGGAGTAACAGGAACAAATTTAGATGTATTAGCTAGACTTCCACTATGGGAGCAAGGCATAGACTACAAATGTGGTACAGGACATGGGGTTGGTTTTCTGCTTAGTGTTCACGAAGCACCACAAAGATTTGGGGTCGAATACAATGATGCAATCCTTGAAAGTGGAATGGTAATAACTAATGAACCAGGAGTATACAAAGAAGGAAAGCATGGAATAAGAACAGAAAACACATTATTAGTAGTTGAGGATAGATCAACAGATTCAGGACAGTTTATGAAGTTTGAAGTCCTATCCTATTGTCCAATAGATTTAGATGGAGTTGACTTTAGTATGCTAACTAATGAAGAGAAGGATTGGTTAAACAACTATCATAAAGATGTATATGCAAAGCTATCCCCATATCTAACTGATGAGGAAAAACAATGGCTCAAGGAAAATACTAAGGTAATACAGTAA
- the rlmD gene encoding 23S rRNA (uracil(1939)-C(5))-methyltransferase RlmD, whose amino-acid sequence MKKNDVLELYIDEVLFPNKGIGRIGDNKIIVKDAIKGQKVKIRISKKRKDKIEGKILEVLQRAPIEQEPFCKHFGICGGCSHQTLPYKEQLNMKSSQVLKLLRDAGINDFEYLGIEGSPSEYEYRNKMEFTFGDLEKGGELSLGMHRKGRFYEIVTVDGCQIVDEDFVKVLTTILNYFKGKNVKFYNKRSHEGVLRHLVVRKAIKTGELLVNLVTSSQQELNLNELIEILKETNYKGKLVGFLHTINDGLSDTVQSDETKTLYGRDYIIEEILGLKFKISAFSFFQTNTLGAEKLYSIVRDFAGDKKNKLIYDLYCGTGTIAQIMATVANKVIGIEIVDEAVEAAKENARLNNLDNCMFIAGDVMEKVSELKEKPDLIILDPPRDGIHPKAIHKILDFEPEEFIYVSCKPTSLARDLPIFVERGYKVTKVKCMDMFPHTGHVEVVVKIVKL is encoded by the coding sequence GTGAAGAAAAACGATGTATTAGAATTGTATATAGATGAAGTATTATTCCCCAACAAGGGAATTGGTAGAATTGGAGACAATAAGATTATAGTTAAGGACGCTATAAAAGGTCAAAAAGTAAAAATAAGAATATCAAAAAAAAGAAAAGATAAAATAGAAGGAAAAATATTAGAAGTACTCCAAAGAGCACCTATAGAACAAGAGCCTTTTTGTAAGCATTTCGGCATATGTGGAGGCTGTTCTCATCAAACCTTACCCTATAAGGAGCAGTTAAACATGAAAAGTAGCCAAGTGCTTAAACTTTTAAGGGATGCAGGCATAAATGATTTTGAGTATCTAGGTATAGAAGGAAGTCCATCAGAGTATGAGTATAGAAACAAAATGGAGTTTACATTTGGAGACCTAGAGAAGGGTGGAGAGCTAAGCTTAGGAATGCACCGCAAAGGGAGATTCTATGAAATAGTTACAGTAGATGGATGCCAAATAGTAGATGAAGATTTTGTTAAGGTGCTTACTACCATATTAAATTATTTTAAAGGGAAAAATGTAAAGTTTTATAATAAAAGAAGTCATGAAGGTGTTCTAAGACATTTAGTAGTAAGAAAAGCCATAAAAACTGGGGAGCTCCTAGTAAATTTAGTGACCTCATCTCAGCAGGAGCTAAACCTAAATGAGCTTATTGAAATACTTAAAGAGACTAACTATAAAGGAAAACTAGTAGGTTTTTTACATACTATAAATGATGGACTTTCAGATACGGTGCAAAGTGACGAAACTAAAACACTATACGGAAGGGATTATATAATTGAAGAAATTCTTGGACTTAAATTCAAAATCTCAGCATTTTCATTTTTCCAAACAAATACATTAGGAGCAGAAAAGCTATACTCCATAGTCAGAGACTTTGCAGGAGATAAAAAGAATAAGCTAATATATGACCTATACTGTGGCACAGGTACTATAGCTCAAATCATGGCAACAGTTGCAAATAAGGTAATAGGCATAGAAATAGTAGACGAAGCAGTAGAAGCAGCCAAGGAAAATGCAAGACTGAATAATCTTGATAATTGTATGTTCATAGCAGGGGATGTAATGGAAAAGGTATCTGAGCTTAAAGAAAAGCCTGATTTAATAATCTTAGATCCACCAAGAGACGGCATCCATCCAAAGGCAATACACAAAATATTAGATTTTGAACCAGAGGAATTCATATACGTTTCCTGCAAGCCAACCTCACTAGCAAGAGACCTACCAATCTTCGTAGAAAGAGGCTACAAGGTAACAAAGGTTAAGTGTATGGATATGTTTCCGCATACGGGACACGTTGAAGTGGTTGTGAAGATTGTAAAATTATAG
- a CDS encoding putative DNA modification/repair radical SAM protein, whose product MEILNKLKILSDAAKYDVSCSSSGSNRSGRKGDIGSTSQSGICHSWADDGRCISLLKILFTNYCIYDCVYCVNRASNHIPRAAFTPDEVADLTINFYKRNYIEGLFLSSAVYKNPNYTMELLTDTVKKLREVHRFNGYIHLKAIPGADKTLIEKAGMYADRMSVNIELPSDQGLKLLAPQKNKEAIIRPMNYINSRIHQSIEEKQKFRHSQSFVPAGQTTQLIVGATKDSDLKILRLSEALYKGFNLKRVYYSAFVPVSTHPNLPPLSSPPLVRENRLYQADWLLRFYGYNAAEILNDEKPDFDLDLDPKCDYALRNIDMFPVEVNKADYYLLLRVPGIGVKSARRIISARKFGKLDFEHLKKLGVVIKRARYFITCDGKHYGIKSMDASAIRNSLVLNVDKKYAIESGEQISIFSLYPQLLPANEVISTITGEF is encoded by the coding sequence ATGGAAATCCTAAATAAACTTAAAATATTATCAGATGCAGCTAAATATGATGTGTCTTGTTCATCTAGTGGAAGCAATAGAAGTGGAAGAAAGGGAGATATAGGAAGCACTAGTCAAAGCGGCATATGTCATAGCTGGGCAGATGATGGGAGATGCATATCCTTGCTTAAGATTCTTTTTACTAATTATTGCATATATGATTGTGTATATTGTGTGAATAGGGCTTCAAACCATATACCTAGAGCAGCATTTACACCTGATGAAGTAGCAGATTTAACTATCAATTTTTATAAGAGAAATTACATAGAAGGACTTTTTTTAAGCTCTGCAGTATATAAAAACCCTAATTATACAATGGAGCTTTTGACAGACACAGTTAAAAAGCTTAGAGAGGTACATAGGTTTAATGGATACATTCATTTAAAGGCCATACCTGGTGCAGACAAGACTTTGATAGAAAAGGCAGGCATGTATGCAGACCGAATGAGTGTAAATATTGAGCTGCCATCAGATCAAGGACTTAAGCTACTTGCACCACAAAAGAACAAGGAAGCCATTATAAGGCCTATGAATTATATAAACTCAAGAATACATCAATCTATAGAAGAAAAACAAAAGTTTAGACATTCTCAAAGCTTTGTACCTGCTGGGCAAACTACCCAGCTTATAGTGGGAGCTACTAAGGATAGTGATTTAAAGATACTTAGGCTTTCGGAAGCCTTATATAAAGGCTTTAATCTTAAAAGAGTATATTATTCTGCCTTTGTGCCTGTATCTACACATCCAAACCTTCCGCCACTATCTTCTCCACCCTTAGTCAGAGAAAACAGGCTTTATCAGGCAGATTGGCTGCTTAGATTTTATGGGTATAATGCTGCCGAAATACTTAATGATGAAAAGCCAGATTTTGATCTTGACCTTGATCCTAAATGTGACTATGCCTTGAGAAACATAGACATGTTTCCTGTAGAAGTAAATAAGGCAGATTATTATTTGCTTTTAAGGGTTCCTGGCATAGGGGTAAAATCTGCTAGGAGAATAATCTCTGCTAGAAAGTTTGGTAAATTAGACTTTGAACATTTAAAAAAGCTGGGGGTGGTAATAAAGAGAGCTAGATATTTTATAACCTGTGACGGTAAGCATTATGGTATAAAAAGCATGGATGCTTCTGCCATAAGAAATAGCCTAGTCCTCAATGTGGATAAGAAGTATGCTATAGAGTCAGGAGAGCAGATTTCTATATTTTCCCTATATCCACAGTTGCTACCTGCTAACGAAGTTATATCAACTATAACAGGGGAGTTTTAA
- a CDS encoding TIGR03915 family putative DNA repair protein: MLQYIYDGSFDGLLTAIYEAYYRREIPDDILSEDNPQQNLFIKKVHIETDLEKAKRVYNSIKAKISDFALQNCFYVFLSEDEYRGTVIYNYLRLGWKIGKDIDLNLSNDAVLLVNNISQKVRKEVHRMLGLIRFSQLSNGVYYSQIEPDNNIIGLIAPHFEDRMPDEYWIVHDVKRELAVMYNKKEWVVRDLNVLEEISFIDEEEEYQRLWKEYFNSIAIENKINPRLQKQHMPVRYWKHLVEKQKDC; the protein is encoded by the coding sequence ATGCTACAGTATATTTACGATGGAAGCTTTGATGGACTACTAACAGCCATATATGAAGCTTATTACAGAAGAGAAATACCAGATGATATTTTGTCAGAGGATAATCCTCAGCAAAATCTTTTTATAAAAAAAGTACATATAGAAACAGATCTGGAAAAGGCTAAAAGAGTTTATAATTCAATAAAAGCTAAGATATCGGATTTTGCTTTGCAAAACTGCTTTTATGTTTTTCTTTCTGAAGATGAATACAGGGGAACTGTAATATATAATTATTTAAGGCTTGGGTGGAAAATAGGAAAAGATATAGACTTAAATTTATCGAATGATGCAGTGCTTTTAGTAAATAATATCTCCCAAAAGGTAAGAAAGGAAGTTCATCGAATGCTTGGACTTATTAGATTTAGCCAGCTGAGCAATGGAGTATATTATTCCCAGATAGAACCAGATAATAATATAATAGGCCTTATAGCACCTCACTTTGAGGATAGAATGCCAGATGAATATTGGATTGTTCATGATGTTAAGCGAGAATTAGCTGTTATGTATAATAAAAAAGAATGGGTAGTTAGGGATTTAAATGTCCTAGAAGAGATTAGCTTTATAGACGAAGAGGAGGAATACCAAAGACTTTGGAAAGAATATTTTAATAGTATCGCCATTGAAAATAAAATAAACCCAAGGCTTCAAAAACAACACATGCCAGTAAGGTATTGGAAGCACTTAGTTGAAAAACAAAAGGACTGCTAG
- the eutH gene encoding ethanolamine utilization protein EutH yields the protein MNEIILYTIFAFAAIGAIDKLLGNKYGLGEKFNEGFMAMGSLSLTIIGIYALAPVLSTELSKIVTPIFAAIGADPSVFPASILACDMGGYMSAANMAQSKEMGLFSGLILASMLGATVVFTLPIGAGIIEKQDQYYFTKGILSGMVTIPIGSFVGGILLGVPIYILLINMIPIILMGLIFIIGLIKFQNKLVKGFGYFSRLIMIIGALGLIVSIFERISGITLIQGMEPFDEGLKIVGSIVIVLCGAYPMMHIITKIFKAPLLKLGEKIGVGENAVVGILITLANSIPAFMMMKNMDNRGKVLCSAFAVSGAYTFGGQLGFVASIEKTAIVPFVVSKIVAGISAIILGLILTRNIKEDHRLTIEECN from the coding sequence ATGAACGAAATAATACTCTATACAATATTCGCATTTGCTGCAATAGGAGCTATAGATAAGCTACTAGGGAACAAATATGGATTGGGAGAAAAATTTAATGAAGGTTTTATGGCAATGGGAAGCCTAAGCCTTACTATTATCGGGATATATGCCTTAGCTCCAGTACTATCTACTGAGCTTTCAAAAATAGTAACTCCTATATTTGCAGCCATAGGTGCAGATCCATCTGTATTTCCTGCGTCTATACTTGCCTGTGATATGGGTGGTTATATGTCAGCAGCCAATATGGCGCAGTCAAAGGAAATGGGACTGTTTTCAGGACTGATACTAGCCTCTATGCTAGGGGCTACAGTAGTATTTACCCTCCCCATAGGAGCAGGCATTATTGAAAAGCAGGATCAATACTATTTTACTAAAGGCATATTATCTGGTATGGTAACTATACCTATAGGTAGCTTTGTAGGTGGAATACTGTTAGGTGTTCCTATATATATTCTTTTGATTAATATGATTCCGATTATTTTAATGGGGCTAATCTTTATTATTGGCTTGATTAAATTTCAGAATAAATTAGTAAAGGGATTTGGTTATTTTAGTAGACTAATAATGATAATAGGCGCCCTTGGACTTATTGTAAGTATATTTGAAAGAATATCTGGCATTACTCTTATACAAGGAATGGAACCCTTTGATGAAGGACTTAAAATAGTAGGCAGTATAGTTATAGTATTGTGCGGAGCTTATCCCATGATGCATATAATCACAAAAATATTTAAAGCACCATTATTAAAGCTTGGAGAGAAAATAGGTGTTGGAGAAAATGCAGTAGTGGGAATACTGATAACCTTAGCTAACAGTATCCCAGCATTTATGATGATGAAAAATATGGACAACAGAGGAAAGGTCCTATGCTCTGCATTTGCAGTCAGTGGTGCTTATACCTTTGGTGGTCAGCTAGGCTTTGTAGCTAGTATAGAAAAAACAGCCATAGTTCCATTTGTTGTATCTAAGATAGTAGCCGGAATTAGTGCAATTATACTAGGCTTAATTCTTACTAGAAATATTAAAGAAGACCATAGGCTTACTATTGAGGAATGTAACTAA
- a CDS encoding TldD/PmbA family protein: MYIFPKNLYTDVRLEDASVSEITYQNGELRQNLKRNHKGGFIRVFDGKRWYYSSTTDIDNIQEEINTLALMAKENERIMENHVVEKFQVNKGDFFKFKENDILNVSQEEKLHLLKSYFPIIENKDEIKMWRAIYIDRKTTKEFYSSKGADLKFDYQTCAVVFRYSLNVNGKTLDSGYDKTVTDFNEIKSLHDKLEKNIARDIEYVTHAQPIKPGKYTVIFSPIATGVFTHESFGHKSEADFMVGDETMMREWTIGKKVGVDNLSIVDRGDIPGSGFVPFDDEGTKANKTYLIKDGILSGRLHSSVTAESLKENPTGNARALNFEFEPIVRMTSTYIEAGDKTKEELISEVKEGILVEEINHGSGMSTFTIAPSISYMIRNGKIAEPVNIAVISGNVMETLHEIDGISKEMELLSFSLGGCGKFEQWPLPVGMGGPYIRVNNITVQ, encoded by the coding sequence ATGTATATTTTTCCAAAAAATCTTTATACAGATGTGAGGTTAGAGGATGCTTCTGTAAGCGAAATTACCTATCAAAATGGAGAACTAAGACAAAATTTAAAGAGAAACCATAAGGGTGGCTTCATAAGAGTTTTCGACGGTAAAAGATGGTACTATAGCTCAACAACGGATATAGACAATATACAGGAAGAAATAAATACGCTCGCTCTTATGGCTAAAGAAAATGAAAGAATCATGGAAAATCATGTAGTTGAAAAATTTCAAGTTAATAAGGGAGATTTTTTTAAGTTTAAGGAAAATGACATATTGAATGTAAGTCAAGAAGAAAAACTCCATCTTCTAAAATCATACTTCCCAATTATAGAAAATAAAGATGAAATAAAAATGTGGAGAGCTATTTACATTGACCGCAAAACTACTAAGGAATTTTATTCAAGTAAGGGAGCAGATTTAAAGTTTGACTATCAGACTTGTGCAGTAGTATTTAGATATTCCTTGAATGTAAACGGTAAAACCCTAGACAGTGGGTACGATAAAACTGTTACGGATTTTAATGAAATTAAATCTCTACATGATAAGCTAGAAAAAAACATAGCTAGAGATATTGAATATGTTACCCATGCTCAGCCTATAAAGCCTGGGAAATATACTGTAATATTCTCACCTATTGCAACAGGAGTATTTACTCATGAAAGCTTTGGACATAAAAGCGAGGCAGATTTCATGGTTGGCGACGAAACCATGATGAGAGAATGGACTATTGGCAAAAAAGTAGGTGTAGATAATTTATCTATAGTTGATAGAGGAGATATTCCTGGAAGCGGATTTGTACCATTTGACGATGAAGGAACTAAAGCTAATAAAACCTATTTAATTAAAGACGGAATCCTTTCTGGTAGACTTCATAGCAGTGTAACTGCAGAGTCCCTTAAAGAAAATCCTACGGGTAATGCTAGAGCTTTGAATTTTGAATTTGAGCCTATTGTGAGAATGACTTCTACATATATTGAGGCTGGAGATAAAACTAAAGAAGAGCTTATTTCAGAGGTGAAAGAAGGCATATTAGTAGAAGAGATAAACCACGGCTCCGGTATGTCTACTTTTACTATAGCACCTAGTATTTCCTATATGATTAGAAATGGTAAAATTGCAGAGCCTGTTAATATAGCAGTTATTAGTGGTAATGTAATGGAAACTCTTCATGAGATAGATGGTATCTCTAAGGAAATGGAGCTTCTTTCCTTCTCTTTAGGAGGCTGTGGAAAGTTTGAGCAATGGCCTCTTCCTGTAGGCATGGGTGGTCCTTATATAAGAGTAAATAATATTACAGTACAATAG
- a CDS encoding metallopeptidase TldD-related protein, translating to MVKEKYIKTFKEISINISQTEIKSVRKKDITKTGFRIYENGFIGIAGAVGKADEAELEKRAIENLKLQIPYPYEPSSSLVKEVDYRKETLSDEDFVSEVEELLKILREEFPDFIFSNNIYIQEFETKLINNKGLNLTHVDRAVIAALIIKEKASVNVFDAFASFLDREYSRNEILNNVRETLTAYNNKVKLPVQGKQPVVFLENDERLPLKKILEEMNGYKIGTGASLFKDFLGEKKFSDSFTLYQSTEREDITEFEFFDAEGVVNEDRYTLIENGKIITPYTDKKTAAQFNLPLTGSASADYDKVPSLGARNLKVASSNKTLKELLNGQLAIVVLLASGGDFTAEGVFGTPVQLGFLTDGEKLLGRLPELTISGELYTMFGDDYIGKSKDKALLGQKALAFNLNVDYI from the coding sequence ATGGTAAAGGAAAAATATATTAAGACTTTTAAAGAAATAAGCATAAACATATCTCAAACAGAAATAAAATCCGTCAGAAAAAAGGATATTACAAAAACAGGATTCAGAATATATGAAAATGGCTTTATAGGTATTGCAGGGGCTGTAGGAAAAGCAGATGAGGCTGAGCTTGAAAAAAGAGCAATAGAAAATTTAAAGCTTCAAATACCTTATCCTTACGAGCCTTCATCAAGCCTTGTAAAAGAAGTTGATTATAGAAAAGAAACTCTTTCTGATGAAGATTTTGTAAGTGAAGTAGAAGAGCTGCTTAAAATATTGAGAGAAGAGTTTCCTGACTTTATTTTTTCAAATAATATCTATATTCAAGAATTTGAAACTAAACTAATAAATAATAAAGGACTCAATCTAACTCATGTAGATAGAGCTGTTATAGCAGCACTTATAATAAAAGAAAAAGCTTCTGTAAACGTCTTTGATGCATTTGCAAGCTTTTTAGATAGAGAGTATAGTAGAAATGAAATCTTAAATAATGTAAGAGAAACTTTAACAGCTTACAATAATAAGGTTAAGCTTCCTGTTCAGGGTAAACAGCCCGTGGTATTTTTAGAGAATGATGAACGACTACCCCTTAAGAAAATTTTAGAGGAAATGAACGGATACAAGATAGGTACAGGCGCTTCTCTATTTAAAGACTTTTTAGGTGAAAAGAAATTTAGCGACAGCTTTACACTATACCAGAGTACAGAAAGAGAAGATATTACAGAGTTTGAATTCTTTGATGCTGAGGGTGTTGTAAATGAGGATAGATATACTTTAATCGAAAATGGAAAGATAATAACTCCATATACGGATAAGAAGACTGCAGCTCAATTTAACCTGCCTTTAACTGGCAGTGCTTCCGCAGATTATGATAAGGTTCCATCCTTAGGAGCTAGAAATCTTAAGGTAGCATCTAGCAATAAAACCTTAAAGGAGCTATTAAATGGGCAACTGGCTATTGTAGTTCTCCTAGCTTCTGGTGGTGACTTTACAGCAGAAGGAGTATTTGGTACGCCTGTTCAGCTAGGATTTTTAACTGATGGCGAAAAGCTTCTAGGAAGGCTTCCTGAGCTTACTATTTCAGGTGAATTATATACAATGTTTGGAGATGACTATATAGGAAAGTCTAAGGATAAGGCGCTATTAGGACAAAAGGCTTTAGCATTCAATTTAAATGTGGATTATATATAG
- the eutH gene encoding ethanolamine utilization protein EutH: MSKTILYIIYGFAVLGCIDKIIGNKYGLGEKFNEGFLAMGNLAIPVIGIYALTPVIAHQLSKIITPLFEYIGADPSIFPASILPCNMGGYTAAMNMAQSNEIGVFSGFILASMLGATIGFTIPTGAGILEKEDQMLFTKGILAGMITIPLGCLVGGLLLGLSIPVLLINIIPVIFISIAFTIGLVKWPNQLLNGFNRFSKATTIISTLGITISIFEKISGLTLIPGMSPFDEGLKIVGTITIILCGAYPMIHVITKVFKTSLLKFGNMLGIGETAVLGMLISLSSNVPSMIMMKDMDERGKVLLSAFLVSGAFTLGGQLGFVASIDKTAITPFILSKLAAGVSAIAVGMVLTRNMSSYGEPINAELS, translated from the coding sequence ATGAGTAAAACAATACTATATATAATATATGGATTTGCTGTACTAGGTTGCATAGATAAAATTATAGGGAATAAATATGGCTTAGGGGAAAAGTTTAACGAAGGATTTTTAGCCATGGGTAACTTGGCTATACCTGTAATTGGGATATATGCACTTACGCCTGTAATAGCCCATCAATTATCAAAAATAATAACTCCACTGTTTGAATATATAGGAGCAGATCCATCTATATTTCCTGCGTCAATTCTCCCCTGCAACATGGGTGGATATACTGCTGCGATGAACATGGCACAAAGTAATGAAATAGGAGTGTTTTCAGGATTTATTTTAGCCTCTATGCTAGGAGCTACCATAGGATTTACAATACCTACAGGTGCAGGAATTTTAGAAAAAGAAGATCAAATGCTATTTACTAAAGGAATATTAGCAGGTATGATAACTATACCCTTAGGCTGTTTAGTTGGTGGTTTATTATTAGGCTTATCTATACCAGTTCTCCTTATAAATATTATTCCGGTTATATTTATTTCAATTGCTTTTACAATAGGCTTAGTAAAATGGCCTAATCAGTTATTAAATGGCTTTAATCGCTTTAGCAAGGCAACAACTATAATAAGCACATTGGGGATTACCATAAGTATATTTGAAAAGATATCAGGACTTACATTAATCCCTGGGATGAGCCCTTTTGATGAAGGATTAAAAATTGTAGGAACTATAACTATAATTCTTTGCGGGGCATATCCTATGATTCATGTGATCACAAAAGTATTTAAGACCTCTCTTTTGAAGTTTGGGAATATGTTAGGCATTGGAGAAACTGCTGTTTTAGGCATGTTAATTTCCTTATCAAGTAATGTTCCTTCCATGATTATGATGAAGGATATGGACGAAAGGGGGAAGGTGCTGCTGTCAGCATTTCTAGTAAGTGGAGCCTTTACCCTTGGTGGACAGCTAGGCTTTGTAGCCAGTATAGATAAAACTGCAATAACACCATTCATACTATCGAAGCTAGCCGCAGGAGTTAGTGCAATTGCAGTAGGTATGGTTCTAACTAGGAATATGAGTAGCTATGGAGAACCTATTAATGCAGAATTAAGTTAA
- a CDS encoding sulfurtransferase TusA family protein, whose translation MKTIDCLGDMCPIPILKTRKELKSLSSGDTVKVVTDHSCVLESVMSNFKKYDISYKEVINGVWEIFIVKP comes from the coding sequence GTGAAAACCATAGATTGTCTAGGTGATATGTGCCCTATTCCAATTTTAAAAACACGAAAAGAACTCAAATCATTGAGTTCAGGTGATACGGTTAAAGTTGTGACAGATCACAGCTGTGTCCTTGAGTCTGTAATGAGTAACTTTAAGAAATATGATATTTCCTATAAAGAAGTCATAAATGGTGTTTGGGAGATTTTCATAGTAAAGCCTTAG